A single genomic interval of Pochonia chlamydosporia 170 chromosome 7, whole genome shotgun sequence harbors:
- a CDS encoding membrane zinc transporter (similar to Metarhizium acridum CQMa 102 XP_007811761.1): protein MADAEQSSCDGEVVDLGMRGLRIASIFIILVASLVGALTPVLLARQTKMHVPKFTFFICKYVGTGVIIATAWMHLLDPAIDQLGDPCVQDRWLGDYPWALCIALMTVMVMFFIELMVARFDDDDESAHSHGTPSDSGSDINEVLAIKKSPKQQKNKNVQAEPCPHDIESQGALRGPDPTTIPGRPDDISYPPGGEDHLAHRHDHKEGDSHTSLPGQLTAIFILEFGVVFHSVFIGLTLGTIGTDKLKILLVVLVFHQMFEGLGLGSRIAVASWPKGKQWLPYALALGFALSTPVGIAAGIGAKPSNAPTQKLVNGIFDSISAGILMYTGLVELLAHEFMFNPHMRRAPLKIQLFAFGCVAFGVAIMALLAKWA from the coding sequence atggctgaTGCGGAGCAGAGCAGCTGCGATGGCGAGGTCGTCGACCTCGGCATGCGCGGTCTTCGAATCGCATCCATCTTTATTATTCTCGTTGCCTCCCTTGTTGGAGCTCTCACACCAGTGCTCTTGGCGCGCCAGACCAAGATGCACGTTCCCAAATTTACATTCTTCATATGCAAATACGTCGGTACCGGAGTCATCATAGCCACAGCATGGATGCACCTTCTCGACCCGGCAATAGATCAGCTGGGAGACCCTTGCGTTCAGGATAGATGGCTGGGCGACTATCCCTGGGCTCTTTGCATCGCCCTGATGACCGTTATGGTCATGTTCTTCATTGAATTGATGGTGGCCCGgttcgatgacgacgacgagtcCGCCCATAGCCACGGCACTCCTTCCGACTCTGGTTCGGACATCAACGAGGTGTTGGCAATCAAAAAATcaccaaagcagcaaaagaacaagaatgtTCAAGCGGAGCCCTGCCCTCACGACATTGAGAGCCAAGGTGCTCTCCGCGGTCCCGATCCCACGACTATACCGGGACGGCCTGACGATATCAGCTACCCTCCTGGTGGCGAAGACCACCTTGCGCATCGCCATGATCATAAGGAGGGGGATTCACACACTTCTTTGCCTGGCCAGCTGACCGCCATCTTTATCCTcgagtttggtgttgtgttCCACAGCGTCTTTATTGGACTTACGCTCGGTACCATCGGCACGGATAAGTTGAAAATTCTCCTGGTGGTTCTGGTTTTCCACCAAATGTTTGAGGGTCTAGGTTTGGGATCCCGAATTGCTGTGGCCAGCTGGCCGAAAGGCAAGCAGTGGCTGCCATATGCTCTCGCTCTCGGCTTTGCCCTGTCAACGCCAGTTGGTATTGCAGCTGGCATTGGTGCCAAGCCTAGCAACGCGCCTACACAAAAGCTGGTCAACGGAATCTTTGATTCTATATCCGCCGGCATTCTAATGTACACGGGTCTGGTGGAGCTCTTGGCTCACGAATTCATGTTCAACCCTCACATGCGTCGAGCTCCGCTGAAGATTCAGTTGTTCGCCTTTGGATGTGTTGCGTTCGGTGTAGCTATCATGGCCTTGCTGGCCAAGTGGGCTTAG